One region of Mucilaginibacter sp. 14171R-50 genomic DNA includes:
- a CDS encoding plasmid transfer protein: MKRKIILAVLLCLCVSAVFAQTTTSTDNTKTLQFLQGDGVYEAGVMVFLKGLKDSVWTHFDLFITDAKALSAIFMIIFFAIKSYEMMVGDKQLEIMPLLRPFGLAMVIMWWGGFVKMIAFPTELVTNQTEQMFNSEQTTVDNLRLNRSNLMLAVANSLYTYQAQTEVAEKESDTWYGQAWDSVTSTVKEGISSVVSPLLELKNRLTVGMQLLFTQLLELLGIWILRLAVYIIFMIQIIYSSILIILGPFAVAVSILPAFRDSFSTWIARFISVNLYSGIAYLIMYLTGLMQEYALTSEISKYKELVGENGLSANLEKMAWFAGNGILSFGTVIIVFLIGAICMFTVPSISTWIISTSGISSATSTFGRSAGTVVSMARKATGSFF; encoded by the coding sequence ATGAAAAGGAAAATAATTTTAGCAGTACTGCTATGTTTATGTGTATCCGCAGTATTTGCCCAAACAACAACCAGTACCGATAATACCAAAACTCTGCAGTTTCTGCAGGGCGACGGGGTTTATGAAGCAGGCGTTATGGTTTTCCTAAAGGGACTTAAAGATTCCGTATGGACACATTTTGACCTGTTTATAACTGATGCCAAAGCCCTTTCCGCGATTTTCATGATCATCTTTTTCGCGATCAAATCCTATGAAATGATGGTCGGAGACAAGCAGCTGGAGATCATGCCCTTGCTGCGCCCCTTCGGTTTGGCCATGGTCATCATGTGGTGGGGCGGGTTCGTTAAAATGATCGCATTTCCTACTGAACTGGTGACCAATCAAACGGAACAGATGTTTAACAGTGAGCAAACCACCGTTGACAATTTGCGGCTAAACAGGTCAAACCTGATGCTTGCTGTTGCCAATTCCCTTTATACTTACCAAGCACAGACTGAAGTCGCTGAAAAGGAAAGCGACACCTGGTACGGTCAAGCCTGGGATTCGGTAACCAGTACCGTTAAGGAAGGTATCAGCAGCGTTGTATCACCATTACTCGAATTAAAGAACCGGTTAACCGTGGGTATGCAGTTGCTCTTTACCCAATTGCTGGAACTATTGGGAATATGGATTTTACGTTTGGCCGTGTACATCATTTTTATGATACAAATCATTTACTCCTCTATTCTGATTATCCTTGGCCCATTTGCCGTAGCCGTCAGCATCCTGCCGGCATTCCGCGATAGCTTCAGCACCTGGATTGCCCGTTTTATTTCCGTGAACTTGTATAGCGGCATTGCTTATCTGATCATGTATCTAACCGGCCTGATGCAGGAATACGCACTTACCTCAGAGATCAGCAAATACAAGGAGCTGGTCGGTGAAAACGGTCTGAGCGCAAACCTGGAGAAAATGGCCTGGTTTGCCGGTAATGGCATCCTGTCCTTTGGTACCGTCATCATCGTGTTCCTTATCGGTGCTATCTGTATGTTCACCGTGCCCAGTATTTCTACCTGGATCATCTCGACCTCCGGTATCAGTTCAGCTACTTCCACCTTTGGCCGCAGTGCTGGTACTGTGGTAAGTATGGCTCGAAAAGCAACCGGGAGCTTCTTTTAA
- a CDS encoding MT-A70 family methyltransferase, whose translation MKFNLIMVCPPWKRFNRFRTRGPCLPDNLPPKLQRSIEAFEFIQQILRDFTTDEHLVFIWVPGKYAMDYREYMARLGYTTRGSFIWVRPKWKSGSDEKTMEFLMVCHKGKMPQVSDHYLKMTDSHFPGTVKNRSAKPESAYKFLEEEFPWARKLQVYGNTKRPGWTVFHRNEEKIK comes from the coding sequence ATGAAATTTAATTTGATCATGGTTTGCCCGCCATGGAAACGGTTTAACCGTTTCAGAACGAGAGGCCCTTGCCTTCCCGATAATTTGCCACCAAAATTGCAAAGATCGATTGAAGCCTTTGAGTTCATCCAACAAATACTCAGGGACTTCACTACTGATGAGCATCTGGTTTTTATCTGGGTGCCTGGAAAATATGCAATGGACTACAGGGAATATATGGCCCGCTTGGGTTACACAACCCGTGGGTCATTTATTTGGGTACGGCCAAAATGGAAAAGTGGCAGCGATGAAAAGACAATGGAATTTCTTATGGTCTGTCATAAAGGCAAAATGCCTCAAGTATCCGATCATTATCTCAAAATGACTGATTCACATTTCCCCGGCACAGTAAAAAACAGGTCGGCAAAGCCTGAAAGTGCTTACAAATTTCTGGAAGAAGAATTTCCCTGGGCACGTAAGCTTCAGGTATACGGAAACACCAAAAGGCCTGGCTGGACGGTGTTCCATCGAAACGAAGAAAAAATCAAATAG
- a CDS encoding TraG family conjugative transposon ATPase gives MAVKTLFNIPYAGVDKDGEYDLLIGLNGECSVVIQLVNPVIRYSAYPTGYEEFHHLLINVVKILGDGYLLQKQDIISRSPYKGPPATEYLQKQYNAHFDGRECLQVATYLTITRQVKKGAFYVYDGRVLRDFRQAVGKVLDVLPASKALNEGQLNQLVLQLLSMDFGRSNIVLDNLAPSETEIRMGDKSVRCISLVNIDSIDLPPEVATHIELNDKETMRGFPVDFMSFLFKVPGVDVIVYNQVIEIPNQVMTLRKLEQKKKRHAGIPDPANQLCVEDIDLLLNDVARESQLLVNCHFNILVAAPVAVIQKAVNFVESSLFQLGIIPSKNAYNQLELFRTALPGNGVELKEYDWFLTTCDAAICFFFKESLPKDEPSDFLLRFTDRQGIPVGMDPADLPMRTGRINNRNKFVLGPSGSGKSFFMNAMIEQYMLYNMDMVIVDTGHSYSGLCSYYKGKYITYTDRNPITMNPFRITEAEYNIEKKDFLCTLIGVTWKGAEGTLSPVERDVIANVISAYYSKLFAENGDLSFNTFYEFALNKIPEIKTEERIVFDFDEFKYVLKKFYKGGEFARLLNEDTDKSLFTERFIVYEIDSIKENKTLFPLVTLTIMDVFIQKMRYRSNRRKALVVEEAWKAIASPLMAGYLLYLYKTVRKFWGEAIVVTQELGDIIGNAVVKDSIINNSDTICLLDQTKFKDNYNDIAALLSINETERRKIFTINQLDNTENRGRFKEVYIRRGAVGEVYGVEVSLHQYLTYTTEKPEKSAVESYTSRFGSYPDGLDAFIRDLKDSGKSLPAFISEVNQKQQS, from the coding sequence ATGGCCGTAAAAACCTTGTTTAACATTCCCTATGCGGGAGTGGATAAAGATGGGGAATACGATTTGCTTATCGGCCTCAACGGTGAATGTTCCGTTGTCATCCAATTAGTAAACCCAGTCATCCGTTATTCCGCCTATCCGACAGGTTACGAGGAATTTCATCACCTGCTAATTAATGTTGTTAAAATTTTAGGCGATGGCTACCTCCTGCAGAAACAGGATATCATCAGCCGCTCACCCTACAAAGGTCCGCCTGCCACCGAATACCTGCAAAAACAATATAACGCCCATTTTGACGGGCGGGAATGTCTGCAGGTTGCCACTTACTTAACGATCACGCGACAGGTAAAAAAGGGCGCGTTCTATGTTTACGACGGCCGGGTTCTGCGCGATTTCAGACAAGCAGTTGGAAAAGTGTTGGATGTTCTGCCCGCATCGAAGGCGCTTAATGAGGGCCAGTTAAACCAATTGGTCTTACAACTGCTGAGCATGGATTTCGGCAGGTCAAATATTGTCCTTGATAACCTTGCTCCATCGGAAACGGAAATTAGGATGGGTGATAAATCGGTCCGCTGTATCAGCCTGGTCAATATTGATAGCATTGATCTACCGCCCGAGGTTGCTACACACATCGAATTAAATGATAAAGAAACCATGCGCGGGTTCCCCGTAGATTTCATGTCTTTCCTTTTCAAAGTGCCGGGTGTGGACGTGATAGTATATAACCAGGTCATTGAAATACCAAACCAGGTGATGACGCTCCGCAAGCTGGAGCAAAAAAAGAAAAGGCATGCCGGTATACCTGACCCTGCCAATCAATTATGTGTGGAGGATATTGATCTCCTGCTGAATGATGTGGCCCGCGAAAGCCAGTTGCTCGTTAATTGCCATTTTAATATCCTGGTGGCTGCTCCCGTTGCCGTCATTCAAAAGGCGGTCAATTTTGTAGAGAGCTCGCTCTTCCAATTGGGTATCATCCCAAGTAAAAATGCATACAACCAACTGGAACTTTTTCGTACCGCCCTGCCGGGGAATGGTGTAGAGCTAAAGGAATATGATTGGTTTCTCACCACTTGTGATGCAGCCATCTGTTTTTTCTTCAAAGAATCCCTGCCAAAGGATGAGCCTTCTGATTTCCTGTTAAGATTTACAGATCGCCAGGGCATCCCTGTTGGCATGGACCCCGCGGATTTACCCATGCGGACGGGCCGCATTAATAACCGGAATAAATTTGTGCTTGGTCCCAGCGGTTCCGGTAAAAGCTTCTTTATGAATGCCATGATCGAGCAGTATATGCTCTATAACATGGATATGGTAATTGTGGATACAGGCCACTCTTATTCAGGCCTCTGTTCCTATTATAAGGGGAAATATATCACTTACACTGATAGAAACCCTATTACGATGAACCCCTTCCGCATCACTGAGGCGGAATATAACATTGAAAAGAAGGATTTCCTCTGTACGCTGATCGGGGTGACCTGGAAAGGTGCTGAGGGAACGTTGAGCCCGGTAGAGCGTGATGTAATTGCAAACGTGATCTCTGCCTACTACAGCAAATTGTTTGCTGAAAATGGCGATTTAAGCTTCAATACCTTTTATGAATTCGCACTGAATAAAATCCCGGAAATCAAGACTGAGGAAAGGATTGTGTTTGATTTTGACGAGTTTAAATATGTCCTTAAAAAGTTCTATAAAGGGGGTGAATTTGCCCGGTTACTGAATGAAGACACCGATAAATCATTGTTTACCGAGCGCTTTATTGTGTATGAAATTGATTCCATTAAGGAAAACAAGACGCTCTTTCCACTCGTCACGCTCACGATTATGGACGTCTTCATCCAAAAAATGCGTTACCGCTCAAACAGACGGAAAGCTTTGGTGGTCGAAGAAGCATGGAAAGCCATCGCCAGCCCGCTTATGGCAGGCTACCTTTTGTACCTCTACAAAACTGTCCGTAAATTTTGGGGTGAGGCCATAGTCGTTACGCAGGAATTGGGCGATATTATCGGAAATGCGGTGGTGAAAGACAGTATCATCAATAATTCCGATACCATTTGTCTGTTGGATCAAACCAAGTTCAAGGATAATTACAATGATATCGCTGCCCTGCTTTCTATCAACGAAACTGAAAGACGAAAGATATTTACCATTAACCAGCTGGATAACACAGAAAACCGGGGCAGATTCAAGGAAGTCTATATCCGGCGTGGTGCAGTCGGCGAGGTGTACGGCGTGGAGGTTTCCTTGCACCAATACCTCACCTATACAACAGAAAAGCCGGAAAAGTCAGCCGTGGAAAGTTACACCAGCCGATTCGGTTCTTACCCTGATGGCCTTGATGCCTTTATCCGGGATCTAAAAGACAGTGGAAAATCGTTACCTGCCTTTATTTCAGAGGTTAACCAAAAACAGCAATCATGA
- a CDS encoding plasmid transfer protein encodes MARKYPVYKGLQRPLIFKGFKGKFIYWGIASLLTGLVFGALTMSLVNMWLGAMVLIGFIVGGLLFTASKQKGGLHSKSRNLNIYILNHYGRKNLV; translated from the coding sequence ATGGCCAGGAAGTATCCTGTTTATAAGGGGCTGCAACGGCCCCTTATATTCAAAGGCTTCAAAGGCAAGTTCATTTACTGGGGCATTGCCTCTCTTTTAACCGGACTTGTATTTGGGGCTTTAACAATGTCACTGGTCAATATGTGGCTTGGTGCCATGGTCTTGATCGGATTTATTGTAGGCGGGCTGCTCTTTACTGCCAGCAAACAAAAAGGCGGCCTTCATTCTAAAAGCCGCAATCTAAACATTTACATCCTTAATCATTATGGCCGTAAAAACCTTGTTTAA
- a CDS encoding DUF4134 domain-containing protein, producing the protein MFSKTKKLWGSAVLLALSVPVFAQSGVNGLNTATSTLKTYVAPVTNITLVIGGIVGIVGAIRVYSKWNSGDQDINKELMGWGGSCVFLVVSALVIKAFFGL; encoded by the coding sequence ATGTTTTCAAAAACAAAAAAATTATGGGGTTCAGCCGTATTGCTGGCCCTGTCTGTTCCCGTATTTGCGCAAAGCGGCGTTAACGGCCTGAACACAGCAACCTCTACCTTAAAGACTTACGTAGCCCCCGTAACCAATATTACTTTGGTGATCGGCGGCATCGTCGGTATCGTAGGTGCCATCCGTGTCTACTCGAAGTGGAACTCAGGCGACCAGGATATCAACAAAGAGTTGATGGGATGGGGAGGCTCTTGTGTCTTTCTCGTGGTATCTGCTTTGGTAATCAAAGCTTTCTTCGGCTTGTAA
- a CDS encoding DUF4134 family protein — protein sequence MKFLLFVCCCFFGATAFAQPGISEMQQAKQDLSSSFFSAFDCCMVLACLFGLLGGLRIYHNWQMGKDQIDSAVAAWFFASFFMILSGPFLRALFGI from the coding sequence ATGAAATTTCTCCTGTTTGTTTGTTGCTGCTTTTTCGGCGCAACGGCATTTGCACAACCCGGCATCTCCGAAATGCAGCAGGCTAAACAAGATCTGTCTTCCTCCTTCTTTTCCGCCTTTGATTGTTGTATGGTACTGGCCTGTTTATTTGGCCTTTTAGGTGGGCTTAGAATTTACCATAACTGGCAGATGGGTAAGGATCAGATAGATTCTGCAGTAGCAGCCTGGTTTTTTGCATCTTTCTTTATGATCCTGTCGGGTCCTTTTTTGCGGGCATTGTTCGGAATCTGA
- a CDS encoding ParA family protein, producing MICLFGNQKGGVGKSTLTVLSGNYLSLAKDWPVTIIDMDYQQSISQKFEKAKVLENEEPYDVLPANLESFPPLIPVLTKNKKDAILIDLPGKLDDDGLIPVFKSADLVVCPFAYDEFTFESTVLFTVVLKKVNPNVEVVFVPNRIKANVKFEIMSEVNEQLSKFGKITMTIPDRIDFQRITTFQTPLSLYGIITPVFEEIFADRLWKK from the coding sequence ATGATCTGTTTATTTGGCAACCAAAAGGGTGGCGTTGGAAAAAGTACGCTCACCGTCCTATCAGGGAACTACCTGAGCCTGGCTAAAGACTGGCCCGTAACCATCATCGATATGGACTATCAACAATCCATTTCGCAGAAATTTGAAAAAGCAAAGGTGCTGGAAAACGAAGAGCCTTATGATGTGCTGCCGGCGAACCTGGAAAGCTTTCCTCCTTTAATACCCGTCCTAACAAAAAATAAAAAGGATGCGATTTTAATTGATCTGCCGGGTAAGCTCGACGATGACGGACTGATACCGGTTTTTAAATCGGCTGACCTGGTCGTTTGCCCTTTTGCATATGATGAATTTACTTTTGAATCGACAGTTTTATTTACGGTTGTTCTAAAAAAGGTCAATCCGAATGTGGAGGTGGTGTTTGTTCCTAACAGAATCAAAGCAAACGTCAAGTTCGAAATTATGAGTGAGGTAAACGAACAACTTTCCAAATTCGGGAAGATCACCATGACGATTCCTGATCGTATCGATTTTCAAAGGATCACCACCTTCCAGACGCCCTTATCACTCTACGGAATTATTACCCCTGTTTTTGAAGAAATATTTGCCGACCGTTTATGGAAAAAATGA
- a CDS encoding relaxase/mobilization nuclease domain-containing protein: MIAHILEKPSRTFAGVKYNTNKVDRNTGELMLIANFGAIQALNNPRPQDLVNYLLMISAQNKGIANTQFHAVISATGRNYSKQELTKAAVMWMKEMKYGEQPYLIVFHKDTKNNHVHVVSSRVGKDGKQIDRDYEHVRAVRNINKVLGYDFAMQYRFSTKAQFYLILENQGFLGRDYLNEEKLLKRIQSYTPDKARIAELKGLFMIHKADADFVRLMKTQYGLDLIFHSSNGKTPYGYSVIDHSTKQVFKGSEILNLKILLDVNINIEKLQQPPGIDLYDYVSESAITYYSEYSPEPIYIQPVMISDDVDDQQVLGMKRRRQKKARTNTR; this comes from the coding sequence ATGATCGCTCATATTCTCGAAAAGCCTTCCCGAACATTCGCCGGTGTAAAGTACAATACCAATAAAGTTGACCGGAATACAGGCGAGCTGATGCTGATTGCCAATTTCGGCGCCATCCAGGCACTCAATAACCCCCGGCCGCAGGATTTGGTAAACTATCTGCTAATGATTTCAGCACAGAACAAAGGCATTGCCAACACGCAGTTCCATGCTGTTATTTCGGCTACCGGCCGCAATTATAGCAAACAGGAATTGACAAAGGCCGCAGTTATGTGGATGAAAGAAATGAAATACGGCGAGCAACCTTATCTAATCGTTTTTCATAAAGACACAAAAAACAACCACGTTCATGTCGTTAGTTCCCGCGTGGGTAAGGACGGAAAGCAGATTGACCGGGACTATGAACATGTTCGTGCGGTACGAAATATCAACAAGGTATTAGGCTATGACTTTGCCATGCAATACCGGTTTAGTACTAAGGCACAATTCTATCTGATACTGGAAAACCAGGGCTTTCTTGGCAGGGATTACCTTAATGAGGAAAAGCTTCTAAAGCGAATACAATCCTATACACCGGATAAAGCACGAATAGCGGAATTAAAAGGATTGTTTATGATCCACAAAGCAGACGCTGATTTTGTCCGGCTGATGAAAACGCAATACGGGCTTGACCTGATATTTCATTCATCTAACGGTAAAACACCATACGGTTATTCGGTCATTGACCATTCCACAAAGCAGGTTTTTAAAGGAAGCGAAATCCTGAATCTTAAAATTCTTTTGGATGTGAATATCAATATTGAAAAATTACAACAACCGCCAGGCATTGACTTATACGACTACGTCAGTGAAAGCGCAATAACCTATTATTCTGAATACTCCCCGGAACCAATCTACATCCAGCCGGTAATGATTTCCGACGATGTGGACGACCAGCAGGTACTGGGCATGAAGCGCCGCAGACAAAAGAAAGCAAGAACTAATACCCGTTAA
- the mobC gene encoding plasmid mobilization relaxosome protein MobC: MADIKKLNGRPKLIEGKRTKFINVRFTELEYREIADLEKELGISKTNLIRMRMLSDAKKAVINSRELIKYIDSAGAEMGRIGNNINQLAKHANTLRLKSALNPEVIRQFNILFEEYIRVQQQFEVSLRKIIRAMGV, from the coding sequence ATGGCTGACATAAAGAAGCTGAATGGGAGACCTAAATTAATAGAAGGCAAACGAACCAAGTTCATCAACGTCAGGTTTACTGAACTGGAGTATCGGGAAATTGCTGATCTCGAAAAAGAGCTGGGTATTTCTAAAACAAATCTGATCAGAATGCGCATGCTGTCCGATGCGAAAAAAGCCGTAATCAATTCCAGGGAGTTGATTAAATACATCGACAGCGCTGGCGCCGAAATGGGAAGAATTGGAAATAATATCAATCAGTTAGCCAAACACGCCAATACGCTGAGATTGAAAAGTGCATTAAACCCGGAAGTCATCAGGCAATTCAACATTCTGTTTGAAGAATACATCCGTGTTCAACAGCAATTCGAAGTGTCCCTTCGTAAAATTATCAGGGCAATGGGCGTTTGA
- a CDS encoding site-specific DNA-methyltransferase, whose product MSLVLDEYLNRVIEADCPEVMKNFPNSSIDLILCDLPYGTTSNPWDIPIDFNLLWQNYERIIKPNGVIALTAAGIFTGSVISSNPAWFKYKIVWIKSKSTNFLNAKKQPLRRHEDICIFYNKQSIYQPQMIPGKSYNKGWRKEQTTGCYGKYHSSQAISNGNRYPYDILFFDEGEPDDWFYCKTCEHEETRPYHPTQKPVDLGRYLIRTFTIPGAVVLDNACGCGSFLIAAIREARNFIGIEKNSGAYHQKVKPIDFVKIARDRIAAETPPNFLFNG is encoded by the coding sequence ATGTCATTAGTACTCGATGAATATTTAAATAGGGTAATAGAAGCCGATTGTCCGGAAGTGATGAAGAACTTTCCAAATAGTTCCATAGACCTTATTTTATGTGACCTGCCCTATGGCACGACATCCAATCCTTGGGATATACCGATTGACTTTAACTTGTTGTGGCAAAACTATGAGCGGATCATCAAACCCAATGGTGTTATAGCTCTGACCGCTGCGGGCATTTTTACCGGTTCAGTCATTTCAAGCAATCCGGCTTGGTTCAAATACAAGATCGTCTGGATCAAATCAAAGTCCACCAATTTTTTGAATGCCAAAAAACAGCCGCTCCGGCGGCATGAGGATATCTGCATCTTTTATAATAAGCAGTCGATCTACCAGCCACAAATGATACCCGGTAAATCTTACAATAAGGGCTGGCGAAAGGAACAGACTACTGGCTGCTATGGTAAGTATCATTCATCACAGGCCATTAGTAATGGCAATCGTTATCCTTATGATATTTTGTTTTTTGACGAGGGAGAACCCGACGACTGGTTTTATTGCAAAACCTGTGAGCATGAAGAAACAAGGCCTTATCATCCCACACAAAAGCCGGTGGACCTTGGCCGTTATCTTATCCGAACGTTCACTATACCCGGAGCGGTGGTACTGGACAACGCTTGCGGTTGCGGTTCTTTTTTGATTGCTGCTATCAGGGAAGCCCGAAATTTTATTGGTATCGAAAAAAACAGCGGCGCCTATCATCAAAAGGTCAAGCCAATAGATTTTGTTAAAATAGCCAGGGATCGAATAGCTGCAGAGACGCCACCCAACTTCTTATTTAATGGTTGA
- a CDS encoding toprim domain-containing protein has product MSKLLTARELKTQASLVDLLSRLGYQPVPKRGREKMYISMLRDNDSNPSFSVNDDLGVWFDHGAGKGGNIIDFGLAYWKHLGFNEVVRKIQDVCSIEAAEPRILRPRKPVKVNHVVEKVRPLGAHPAITDYLKSRGVFEVAKFYLSEVYYFVEDENDVRKHYFAAGWLNENNSWEVRNRYFKGCMGHKGITFIPGHPKKAALFEGFLDFLSWRFDNPEAEHSIIVLNTLTLLQKGIAKAKEFSCLDIYFDRDKAGKLASRDFIKALPYATDRSSAYDGFNDYNDKIKAQLKTAATEQGTKTNFFANVRVPFER; this is encoded by the coding sequence ATGTCAAAGTTATTAACCGCCAGAGAGCTAAAGACACAAGCCTCTCTGGTAGACCTGTTAAGTCGTTTGGGGTATCAGCCAGTCCCTAAGCGTGGTCGTGAAAAAATGTACATTAGTATGCTGCGGGACAATGATAGCAATCCGTCCTTTAGTGTGAATGATGATCTTGGCGTATGGTTTGACCATGGAGCCGGGAAAGGCGGGAACATTATTGATTTTGGTTTAGCCTATTGGAAACATTTAGGATTTAACGAAGTCGTTAGAAAGATCCAGGACGTATGTTCCATTGAAGCGGCTGAACCAAGGATCTTACGGCCAAGAAAACCGGTAAAGGTAAATCATGTAGTTGAAAAGGTTAGGCCATTGGGTGCACATCCGGCTATTACAGATTATTTAAAAAGTCGTGGCGTTTTCGAAGTTGCAAAATTTTACCTAAGCGAGGTCTATTATTTCGTAGAGGACGAGAACGATGTTCGTAAACATTATTTCGCGGCAGGCTGGCTCAATGAAAATAACTCATGGGAGGTTCGCAACAGGTATTTCAAAGGATGTATGGGGCACAAAGGAATTACTTTTATTCCAGGCCACCCTAAAAAGGCTGCTTTATTTGAAGGTTTTCTTGACTTTTTGAGTTGGCGCTTTGATAATCCCGAGGCAGAACATAGCATTATCGTTTTAAATACGCTAACCCTATTACAGAAAGGAATTGCCAAAGCAAAGGAATTCTCTTGTCTGGATATTTACTTTGACCGGGATAAGGCAGGTAAATTGGCCAGTAGAGATTTTATAAAGGCATTACCCTATGCTACCGACCGATCATCAGCATACGACGGGTTTAATGATTACAATGATAAGATTAAGGCGCAGCTAAAAACAGCCGCCACCGAGCAAGGAACCAAAACAAATTTCTTTGCTAATGTCCGGGTCCCTTTTGAAAGGTAG